The Pseudomonas berkeleyensis genome includes a region encoding these proteins:
- a CDS encoding DJ-1/PfpI family protein — MRRKWPMTGLLGLLYFAACVHAADERLSTYQPRFEREQPVVVVLAQNQMTELTDFVVPLGVLRRSAVARVLAVATDPGVVQLMPALSVRADASIAGFQRDFPQGADYLIVPAVHDSQDARWLDFIRQQAALGATVIGICDGVLPLAHAGLLHDRRATGHWYSREQRLSDFPDTQWQENRRYVVDGQLMTTSGVSAALPASLALVEAIAGTAKASALAQQLGVSDWSTHHDSEAFSLGSQGYLTAAGNYLARWRHETFAVTLLPGMDEVSLALRVDAWARTFRTEVQGVANQPVFSASGLEFIAQRADAFGLPKLPGGMMPVGQALDEALAEIATRYGASTRSLVAAQLEYRHDEQDRQHLDTHKP, encoded by the coding sequence ATGCGCAGAAAATGGCCAATGACCGGGTTGCTGGGCCTGCTGTATTTCGCCGCTTGCGTACACGCCGCTGACGAACGACTGTCCACCTACCAGCCTCGTTTCGAGCGCGAACAGCCTGTGGTGGTCGTGCTCGCGCAGAACCAGATGACGGAGCTGACGGATTTCGTGGTGCCGCTGGGCGTTCTGCGCCGCAGCGCCGTGGCCAGGGTGCTGGCGGTGGCGACCGACCCGGGCGTGGTGCAACTGATGCCAGCGCTCAGTGTGCGGGCCGATGCCAGCATCGCCGGGTTTCAGCGCGATTTCCCCCAGGGCGCCGACTACCTGATCGTGCCCGCCGTGCACGACAGCCAGGACGCGCGCTGGCTGGACTTCATCAGACAGCAGGCAGCACTGGGCGCCACTGTCATCGGCATCTGCGACGGCGTGCTGCCACTGGCTCATGCCGGCCTGCTGCATGACCGCCGTGCGACAGGTCACTGGTACTCACGCGAGCAGCGCCTGAGCGACTTTCCCGACACCCAGTGGCAGGAAAATCGGCGCTACGTGGTAGACGGCCAGTTGATGACCACCTCGGGTGTCAGTGCAGCGCTGCCAGCATCACTGGCGCTGGTCGAAGCCATAGCCGGCACGGCCAAGGCAAGCGCACTGGCCCAGCAACTCGGTGTCAGCGACTGGTCAACCCACCATGACAGCGAGGCGTTTTCCCTTGGCAGCCAAGGCTACCTGACCGCGGCAGGCAACTACCTGGCGCGCTGGAGGCACGAAACCTTCGCCGTCACCTTGCTCCCCGGCATGGACGAAGTCAGCCTGGCCCTGCGTGTAGATGCCTGGGCGCGTACCTTTCGCACGGAGGTACAGGGCGTGGCGAATCAACCCGTATTCAGCGCCAGCGGGCTGGAGTTCATAGCGCAACGGGCAGACGCCTTCGGGTTACCAAAACTCCCGGGAGGCATGATGCCCGTCGGGCAGGCCCTCGACGAGGCACTCGCCGAAATCGCTACACGCTACGGTGCCTCGACCCGGAGCCTGGTCGCAGCGCAACTGGAATATCGCCACGACGAGCAGGATCGGCAGCATCTCGACACGCATAAGCCTTGA
- the acs gene encoding acetate--CoA ligase has product MFEITRHPVPDAVRQRAHLDNDAYQRLYQQSIEQPETFWGEQAKTFLDWFKPWDQVHSSDLKQGRAEWFKGGQLNVTYNCIDRHLEKRGEQIAIIWEGDNPAESAHITYNKLHHNVSRLANVLKSRGVKKGDRVCIYMPMIPEAAYAMLACTRIGAVHSVVFGGFSPDALRDRILDADCRTVITADEGVRGGKYIPLKNNVDKALQSCPNVSTVVVVERTQGDVAWVEGRDLWYHQALKEVSADCPAEPMDAEDPLFILYTSGSTGKPKGVLHTTGGYLLGAAMTHKYVFDYHEGDVYWCTADVGWVTGHSYIVYGPLANGAITLMFEGVPNYPDASRFWQVIDKHQVNIFYTAPTALRALMREGEGPVKATSRSSLRLLGSVGEPINPEAWEWYFNVVGECRCPIVDTWWQTETGSILITPLPGATDLKPGSATRPFFGVQPVLLDEQGKEIEGPGAGVLAVKASWPSQIRSVYGDHQRMIETYFKPYPGYYFTGDGARRDEDGYWWITGRVDDVINVSGHRIGTAEVESALVLHDAVAEAAVVGYPHDLKGQGIYAYVTLMKGQEPSDELKKELLTLVGKEIGSFAKPELVQWAPGLPKTRSGKIMRRILRKIACNELENMGDTSTLADPSVVDSLIDQRLNR; this is encoded by the coding sequence ATGTTCGAGATCACTCGCCACCCCGTGCCAGACGCGGTGCGCCAGCGCGCGCACCTGGATAACGACGCGTACCAGCGCCTCTACCAGCAGTCCATCGAGCAGCCCGAAACCTTCTGGGGCGAGCAAGCCAAGACCTTTCTGGACTGGTTCAAGCCCTGGGATCAGGTGCACAGCAGCGACCTGAAACAGGGTCGTGCCGAATGGTTCAAGGGCGGTCAGCTCAACGTCACCTACAACTGCATCGACCGTCACCTGGAAAAACGCGGCGAACAGATCGCGATCATCTGGGAAGGCGACAATCCCGCCGAATCCGCGCACATCACCTACAACAAGCTGCACCACAACGTCAGCCGCCTGGCCAACGTGCTGAAAAGCCGTGGCGTGAAGAAAGGCGACCGTGTGTGCATCTACATGCCGATGATTCCCGAAGCGGCCTACGCCATGCTCGCCTGCACACGCATCGGCGCCGTGCACTCGGTGGTGTTCGGCGGCTTCTCCCCGGACGCCCTGCGCGACCGCATCCTCGATGCCGATTGCCGCACCGTGATCACCGCTGACGAAGGCGTGCGCGGCGGCAAGTACATCCCGCTGAAGAACAACGTCGACAAGGCGCTGCAGAGCTGCCCGAACGTCTCCACCGTGGTGGTGGTCGAGCGCACGCAAGGCGATGTCGCCTGGGTCGAAGGTCGCGACCTCTGGTATCACCAGGCGCTCAAGGAAGTCAGCGCGGACTGCCCGGCCGAGCCGATGGATGCCGAAGATCCCCTGTTCATCCTCTACACCTCTGGCTCCACCGGCAAACCCAAGGGCGTGCTGCACACCACCGGCGGCTACCTGCTCGGCGCCGCGATGACCCACAAGTACGTGTTCGACTACCACGAGGGTGACGTCTACTGGTGCACCGCCGATGTCGGCTGGGTGACCGGGCATAGCTACATCGTCTACGGCCCGCTGGCCAATGGCGCCATCACCCTGATGTTCGAAGGCGTGCCCAACTACCCGGACGCCTCGCGCTTCTGGCAGGTGATCGACAAGCACCAGGTGAACATCTTCTACACCGCGCCGACCGCCCTGCGCGCGCTGATGCGCGAAGGCGAAGGCCCGGTCAAGGCCACCTCACGCAGCAGCCTGCGCCTGCTCGGTTCGGTGGGCGAGCCGATCAACCCGGAAGCCTGGGAGTGGTACTTCAACGTGGTCGGCGAATGCCGTTGCCCGATCGTCGATACCTGGTGGCAGACCGAAACCGGCTCCATCCTGATCACCCCGCTGCCCGGCGCCACCGACCTCAAGCCTGGCTCGGCCACCCGCCCGTTCTTCGGCGTGCAGCCAGTGCTGCTGGATGAACAGGGCAAGGAGATCGAAGGCCCCGGCGCTGGCGTACTGGCGGTCAAGGCCAGCTGGCCAAGCCAGATCCGCAGTGTCTACGGCGATCACCAGCGCATGATCGAAACCTACTTCAAGCCCTACCCCGGTTACTACTTCACCGGTGACGGCGCACGCCGCGACGAGGACGGCTACTGGTGGATCACCGGCCGCGTCGACGACGTGATCAACGTCTCCGGCCACCGCATCGGCACCGCCGAGGTGGAGAGCGCGCTGGTGCTGCACGACGCTGTCGCTGAGGCCGCGGTGGTCGGTTATCCACACGATCTCAAGGGCCAGGGCATCTATGCCTACGTCACCCTGATGAAAGGCCAGGAACCCTCGGACGAGCTGAAGAAGGAATTGCTGACCCTGGTCGGCAAGGAAATCGGCAGCTTCGCCAAGCCGGAGCTGGTGCAGTGGGCACCTGGCCTGCCGAAAACCCGCTCGGGCAAGATCATGCGGCGCATCCTGCGCAAGATCGCCTGCAACGAGCTGGAGAACATGGGCGACACCTCCACCCTGGCTGATCCCAGCGTGGTCGACAGCCTGATCGACCAGCGCCTCAACCGTTGA
- a CDS encoding oxygenase MpaB family protein, producing MESLRKQIEKQVHSLTGASLGVLDLDQPRGDAGLFGPDSMVWEVHADFTSMMVGGVSALLLQMLHPLALAGVWDHSTFRQDMLGRLRRTSLFIAGTTYGGAHDAEQLIEKVRTIHLQVVGHAPDGRPYAASDPELLTWVHVSEVSQFLAGYLRYVDPHLPVSEQDRYYREVALIAERLGAQDVPKSRQAIEAYLERMRSQLLCDERTREVVRLLYAAPMPSILAKPFGSLVMQAGVDLLPDWASDLLGEHQAAWRRPLIRSSVQRTASLLRWAIRNSAAQRARRRLA from the coding sequence ATGGAATCCTTACGCAAGCAGATTGAAAAGCAGGTTCACAGCCTCACCGGTGCCTCACTGGGTGTGCTCGACCTCGACCAGCCCCGTGGCGACGCCGGCCTGTTCGGCCCTGACTCGATGGTGTGGGAAGTGCACGCCGACTTCACCTCGATGATGGTCGGCGGCGTTTCTGCCCTGCTCCTACAGATGCTCCATCCGTTGGCACTGGCTGGCGTGTGGGATCACTCCACCTTCCGCCAGGACATGCTTGGCCGCCTGCGCCGCACCAGCCTGTTCATCGCCGGCACCACCTATGGCGGCGCACATGACGCCGAGCAGTTGATCGAGAAGGTGCGCACCATTCACCTGCAGGTGGTCGGCCATGCCCCGGATGGCCGACCTTATGCCGCCAGCGATCCTGAATTGCTGACCTGGGTGCACGTTTCCGAGGTCAGCCAGTTTCTCGCCGGCTACCTGCGTTACGTCGACCCGCACCTGCCGGTCAGCGAGCAGGATCGCTACTACCGCGAAGTCGCGTTGATCGCCGAACGCCTGGGCGCGCAGGACGTGCCCAAATCGCGCCAGGCAATCGAGGCATATCTTGAGCGCATGCGCTCGCAGTTGCTTTGTGACGAGCGAACCCGTGAGGTGGTGCGGCTACTCTACGCCGCGCCCATGCCGAGCATTCTGGCCAAACCCTTTGGCAGCCTGGTGATGCAGGCGGGTGTCGACCTACTGCCGGACTGGGCCAGCGATCTGCTCGGCGAGCACCAGGCCGCCTGGCGCCGCCCACTGATTCGCAGCAGCGTGCAGCGCACCGCCAGCCTACTGCGTTGGGCAATCCGCAACAGCGCCGCGCAACGGGCTCGCCGTCGACTGGCTTAG
- a CDS encoding acetyl-CoA C-acetyltransferase, translating to MQDVVIVAATRTAIGSFQGSLAEIPAPELGAIVIKRLLEQTGLDGAQVDEVILGQVLTAGSGQNPARQAVIRAGLPHVVPAMTLNKVCGSGLKALHLAAQAIRCGDAEVIIAGGMENMSLSPYVLPKARTGLRMGHAQMLDSMIVDGLWDAFNDYHMGITAENLVEKYGISREAQDAFAAASQQKAVAAIEAGRFDAEITPVLIPQRKGDPIAFARDEQPRAGTTAESLAKLKPAFKKDGSVTAGNASSLNDGAAAVLLMSAAKAQALGLPVLAKIAGYANAGVDPAIMGIGPVSATRRCLDKAGWSLADLDLIEANEAFAAQALSVGQELGWDADKVNVNGGAIALGHPIGASGCRVLVSLLHEMIRRDAKKGLATLCIGGGQGVALAIERE from the coding sequence ATGCAAGACGTCGTCATCGTTGCCGCCACCCGCACCGCCATCGGCAGCTTCCAGGGCAGCCTGGCCGAGATTCCCGCACCGGAACTCGGCGCCATCGTGATCAAGCGCCTGCTGGAGCAGACCGGCCTCGACGGCGCCCAGGTCGATGAAGTGATCCTCGGCCAGGTACTCACCGCAGGCAGTGGTCAGAACCCCGCACGCCAGGCCGTGATCCGCGCCGGCCTGCCCCACGTAGTACCCGCCATGACCCTGAACAAGGTCTGCGGCTCGGGCCTCAAGGCGCTGCATCTGGCTGCCCAGGCCATTCGCTGCGGCGATGCCGAGGTGATCATCGCCGGCGGTATGGAAAACATGAGCCTGTCGCCCTACGTGCTGCCAAAAGCCCGCACCGGCCTGCGCATGGGCCACGCACAGATGCTCGACAGCATGATCGTCGACGGCTTGTGGGACGCCTTCAACGACTATCACATGGGCATCACCGCCGAGAACCTGGTGGAGAAGTACGGCATCAGCCGTGAAGCCCAGGACGCCTTCGCCGCCGCCTCGCAGCAGAAGGCCGTGGCCGCCATCGAGGCCGGGCGTTTCGATGCCGAGATCACCCCGGTGCTGATCCCACAGCGCAAGGGCGACCCGATTGCGTTTGCCCGTGACGAGCAGCCGCGTGCCGGCACCACGGCCGAATCTCTGGCCAAGCTCAAACCAGCCTTCAAGAAAGACGGCAGCGTCACCGCCGGCAACGCTTCCAGCCTCAACGACGGCGCCGCTGCCGTGCTGCTGATGAGCGCAGCCAAGGCGCAGGCGCTGGGCCTCCCGGTGCTGGCGAAGATCGCTGGTTACGCCAATGCCGGCGTCGACCCGGCGATCATGGGCATCGGCCCGGTGTCGGCCACCCGTCGCTGCCTGGACAAAGCCGGCTGGAGCCTGGCTGATCTCGACCTGATCGAAGCCAACGAAGCCTTCGCCGCCCAGGCGCTGTCGGTCGGCCAGGAACTGGGCTGGGACGCCGACAAGGTCAACGTCAATGGCGGCGCCATCGCCCTCGGCCACCCCATCGGCGCCTCGGGCTGCCGCGTGCTGGTCAGCCTGCTGCACGAGATGATCCGCCGCGATGCCAAGAAGGGCCTGGCCACCCTGTGCATTGGTGGTGGTCAAGGCGTGGCGCTGGCCATCGAGCGCGAGTAA
- a CDS encoding adenosine deaminase, whose amino-acid sequence MPEWLNALPKAELHLHLEGSLEPELLFALAERNQIALPWADVETLRSAYAFNNLQEFLDLYYAGANVLRTEQDFYDLTWAYLQRCKAQNVIHVEPFFDPQTHTDRGIPFEVVLRGIQQALVDGEKQLGISHGLILSFLRHLPEEEAFKTLEQAMPFRDAFIGVGLDSSEKGFPPRLFERVFAKARSEGLHAVAHAGEEGPPEYIWEALDLLKIKRIDHGVRAIEDERLMQRIIDEQIPLTVCPLSNIKLCVFEHMGQHNILEMLERGVKVTVNSDDPAYFGGYVGENFATLHEHLGMTEVQAKRLAQNSLDARLA is encoded by the coding sequence ATGCCCGAATGGCTCAACGCCTTGCCCAAGGCTGAACTGCACCTGCACCTGGAGGGCTCGCTGGAGCCCGAATTGTTGTTTGCCCTGGCCGAACGCAACCAGATCGCCCTGCCCTGGGCCGATGTCGAAACCCTGCGCTCTGCCTACGCCTTCAACAACCTGCAGGAATTTCTCGACCTGTATTACGCCGGCGCCAACGTGCTGCGCACCGAGCAGGATTTCTACGACCTGACCTGGGCCTACCTGCAGCGTTGCAAGGCGCAGAACGTCATCCATGTCGAACCCTTCTTCGACCCGCAGACCCATACCGACCGGGGCATTCCCTTCGAAGTGGTGCTGCGCGGCATCCAGCAGGCGCTAGTCGATGGCGAGAAGCAGCTGGGCATCAGCCATGGCCTGATCCTCAGTTTCCTGCGTCACCTGCCAGAGGAAGAAGCGTTCAAGACCCTGGAGCAGGCCATGCCGTTCCGCGATGCCTTCATCGGCGTTGGTCTCGACAGTTCGGAGAAAGGTTTTCCGCCACGGCTGTTCGAACGCGTGTTTGCCAAGGCGCGCAGCGAAGGCCTGCATGCGGTCGCCCACGCCGGCGAGGAAGGCCCGCCCGAATACATCTGGGAGGCGCTGGATCTGCTCAAGATCAAGCGCATCGACCACGGCGTACGCGCCATCGAAGATGAACGCCTGATGCAGCGCATCATCGACGAGCAGATTCCGCTGACCGTTTGCCCGCTGTCCAACATCAAGCTGTGCGTGTTCGAGCACATGGGCCAGCACAACATCCTCGAGATGCTCGAGCGCGGCGTGAAGGTGACGGTGAACTCGGATGATCCGGCCTACTTCGGCGGCTACGTCGGCGAGAACTTCGCAACCCTGCACGAGCACCTGGGCATGACCGAGGTACAGGCCAAGCGCCTGGCACAGAACAGCCTGGACGCGCGCCTAGCCTGA
- a CDS encoding cytochrome b/b6 domain-containing protein yields the protein MNAPTIRLWDPVVRLFHWSLAGAFLANYFFTEEGENWHRWFGYYAVAWLVVRLVWGFVGTPAARWADFWPSRARLSEHLRALISGQPYHRLGHSPLGALVMILMMALMLGLGVTGFLMEEVDYFWGADLPLQIHELCANGLMALVGLHIAAALFESYRLRENLPLSMVTGRRRKLSEH from the coding sequence ATGAACGCCCCGACCATACGCCTGTGGGATCCAGTGGTGCGCCTGTTCCACTGGTCCCTGGCCGGCGCTTTCCTGGCCAACTACTTCTTTACCGAAGAGGGCGAGAACTGGCACCGCTGGTTCGGTTACTACGCCGTGGCCTGGCTGGTGGTTCGCCTGGTGTGGGGCTTCGTCGGTACCCCGGCAGCGCGCTGGGCGGATTTCTGGCCAAGCCGTGCGCGTTTGAGCGAGCACTTGCGTGCGCTGATTTCCGGGCAGCCATATCACCGCCTCGGGCATTCGCCGTTGGGCGCGCTGGTGATGATCCTGATGATGGCGCTGATGCTCGGCCTGGGTGTGACCGGCTTTCTCATGGAGGAGGTCGATTACTTCTGGGGCGCAGATCTGCCGCTGCAAATCCACGAGCTCTGTGCCAACGGCCTGATGGCGCTGGTGGGCCTGCATATCGCCGCCGCCTTGTTCGAGAGCTATCGGCTGCGCGAGAACCTGCCGTTGTCGATGGTCACCGGTAGGCGGCGCAAGCTCTCGGAGCATTGA
- a CDS encoding PepSY domain-containing protein, whose protein sequence is MRKLLLLSLVLASPLTFAATQCTTADKSQWQDQDKFQADLKAQGYEIKKFKVTGGNCYEIYGFNKDGKKVEIYFDPVSGDAVKSNVES, encoded by the coding sequence ATGCGCAAACTGCTTCTGCTGTCCCTGGTTCTGGCCAGCCCGCTGACTTTCGCCGCGACTCAATGCACCACCGCCGACAAGTCGCAGTGGCAGGATCAGGACAAGTTCCAGGCCGATCTCAAGGCTCAGGGTTACGAGATCAAGAAGTTCAAGGTCACCGGCGGCAACTGCTACGAAATCTACGGTTTCAACAAGGACGGCAAAAAGGTCGAGATCTACTTCGACCCGGTCAGTGGTGATGCCGTCAAGAGCAACGTGGAAAGCTGA
- a CDS encoding TonB-dependent copper receptor, with translation MSVSFVSGAASVRSRFPLSALAVACGLCSMTALQAAEEHVHELPPSVITAIQQSSPLTVVADPKDARQPVPASDAADYLKTIPGFSAIRSGGSNSDPVLRGLFGSRLLLLTDGGQMIGACPGRMDAPSSYISPETFDLLTVTKGPQTVIWGPGASAGVVRFEREPERFGELGARLHASVLAGSNGRFDQVLDGAVGGEQGYLRVMGNRSHSDDYDNGDGDTIASRWDKWNGDVALGWTPDADTLIELSAGRGDGEARYGGRGMDGTQFKRESLGLRIERSNLGGVLDKVEAKVYYNYADHIMDNFRLRVPDPTSMMAGPMAAQVDRRTLGARLAATWKWEDVELITGVDAQRSEHRQRSSSGGMMGMPYVDADRFPWDKDALMHNYGVFAEATWSLAERDRLISGARLDRASAKDYRQNFSNMMGMSTPNPTAGETRADTLPSGFVRYEHDLSGSPTTVYAGIGHVQRFPDYWELFSAGLNGPTGADNAFDGIKPEKTTQLDIGIQYQDDKLQAWASAYAGQIRDYILFDYRGMSTQADNVDARIMGGELGVAYAFDSNWKADATLAYAWGKNSSDGEALPQMPPLEARLGLTYQRDDWSVGALWRVVDGQGRIAEGRGNVVGQDFADSAGFGVLSLNGAYRVSQQVKLSAGVDNLLDKNYTEHLNLAGDAGFGFPAETRIDEPGRTFWAKVDFDF, from the coding sequence ATGTCCGTTTCCTTCGTTTCGGGCGCCGCTTCCGTGCGCTCGCGTTTTCCCTTGTCCGCCCTGGCCGTCGCCTGCGGCCTGTGTTCCATGACTGCACTGCAGGCTGCCGAGGAGCATGTGCACGAACTGCCGCCCAGCGTGATCACGGCGATCCAGCAAAGCTCACCGCTGACCGTGGTGGCTGATCCCAAGGATGCACGCCAGCCCGTGCCGGCCAGTGATGCAGCCGACTACCTCAAGACCATTCCCGGTTTCTCCGCGATTCGCAGCGGCGGCAGCAACAGCGATCCGGTGCTGCGTGGCCTGTTCGGTTCGCGCCTGCTACTGCTCACCGATGGTGGGCAGATGATCGGCGCCTGCCCTGGGCGGATGGACGCACCCAGTTCCTACATCTCCCCGGAAACCTTCGACTTGCTGACCGTGACCAAGGGCCCGCAAACCGTGATTTGGGGACCAGGCGCTTCGGCGGGCGTGGTGCGTTTCGAGCGTGAGCCGGAGCGTTTCGGCGAGCTGGGCGCGCGTCTGCATGCCAGTGTGCTGGCGGGCTCCAACGGCCGTTTCGATCAAGTGCTGGATGGCGCCGTCGGCGGCGAGCAGGGCTACCTGCGGGTAATGGGCAACCGCTCGCACTCGGACGATTACGACAACGGTGACGGCGACACCATCGCCTCGCGCTGGGACAAGTGGAACGGCGACGTGGCCCTGGGCTGGACGCCGGATGCCGATACCCTGATCGAACTCAGTGCCGGCCGTGGCGATGGTGAAGCGCGCTACGGTGGCCGAGGCATGGACGGCACCCAGTTCAAGCGCGAAAGCCTCGGCCTACGCATCGAGCGCAGCAACCTTGGCGGTGTGCTGGATAAGGTCGAAGCCAAGGTCTACTACAACTACGCCGACCACATCATGGACAACTTCCGCCTGCGCGTGCCTGACCCGACCAGCATGATGGCCGGGCCGATGGCGGCGCAGGTCGACCGCCGCACCCTGGGTGCACGCCTGGCCGCGACCTGGAAGTGGGAAGACGTCGAGCTGATCACCGGTGTCGATGCGCAGCGCAGCGAGCACCGCCAGCGCAGTTCCAGCGGCGGCATGATGGGCATGCCCTATGTCGATGCTGATCGCTTCCCCTGGGACAAGGACGCGCTGATGCACAATTACGGTGTATTCGCCGAAGCCACCTGGAGCCTGGCCGAACGTGATCGGCTGATCTCCGGTGCACGCCTGGATCGGGCCTCGGCCAAGGACTATCGGCAGAACTTCAGCAACATGATGGGCATGTCGACGCCCAACCCGACGGCGGGCGAAACCCGCGCCGATACCCTGCCCAGCGGTTTCGTGCGCTACGAGCACGACCTGTCCGGCTCGCCGACCACCGTCTATGCCGGTATTGGCCATGTGCAGCGTTTCCCCGACTACTGGGAGCTGTTCTCCGCTGGCCTCAATGGCCCGACTGGCGCGGACAACGCGTTCGACGGCATCAAGCCGGAGAAGACCACCCAACTCGATATCGGTATCCAGTATCAGGACGACAAGCTGCAGGCCTGGGCCTCTGCCTATGCCGGGCAGATCCGCGACTACATTCTGTTCGACTACCGTGGCATGAGCACGCAGGCCGACAACGTCGATGCGCGCATCATGGGAGGCGAGCTGGGCGTGGCCTACGCCTTCGATTCCAACTGGAAGGCCGACGCCACACTGGCCTACGCCTGGGGTAAGAACAGCAGTGACGGAGAGGCGCTGCCGCAGATGCCGCCGCTGGAGGCGCGCCTGGGCCTGACTTACCAGCGTGATGACTGGAGCGTCGGCGCTCTGTGGCGTGTGGTCGATGGCCAGGGCCGCATCGCCGAAGGGCGTGGCAACGTGGTAGGGCAGGACTTTGCCGACAGCGCCGGCTTCGGTGTGCTCTCGCTCAACGGTGCTTATCGCGTCAGCCAGCAGGTCAAGCTCAGCGCTGGGGTGGATAACCTGCTCGATAAGAACTACACCGAGCACCTCAACCTGGCGGGTGACGCGGGCTTCGGCTTCCCGGCCGAGACCCGCATCGACGAGCCGGGGCGTACCTTCTGGGCCAAGGTCGATTTCGACTTCTAA